A window of the Streptomyces finlayi genome harbors these coding sequences:
- a CDS encoding L,D-transpeptidase, which translates to MNGQPIWGASAGAVGGRRGRGASGLLALVLGALLLLVTACGGDATGAGNEPPKDNGPKSADTSASQAVVTIAPEDGADSVATSGALKVSAAKGKLSTVKVADPKGNEVEGEISADGSGWVPERHLAAATKYRVHAVAKDAKGRESAKDTTFTTLVPQNTFIGQYTPEDGSTVGVGMPVSIHFTRGITDPDAVENAVRVTADPPVEVAGHWFGNDRLDFRPENYWAAGTKVTVRLDLDGVEGRPGVYGKQAKTVKFTIGRSQVSTVDATSKRMKVVRDGKQIKDIPISAGAPATTTYNGQMVISEKLKVTRMNGDTVGFGGEYDIKDVPHAMRLSTSGTFIHGNYWGSSSIFGTTNTSHGCVGLRDVRGGYDGQTPAAWFFDKSLIGDVVVVKNSKDKTIQPDNGLNGWNMAWSEWTA; encoded by the coding sequence TTGAACGGGCAGCCCATATGGGGGGCATCGGCCGGAGCAGTCGGCGGACGGCGTGGGCGCGGGGCGTCCGGACTCCTGGCTCTGGTGCTGGGCGCACTGCTGCTGCTGGTCACGGCCTGCGGCGGGGACGCCACGGGGGCCGGGAACGAGCCGCCGAAGGACAACGGGCCGAAGTCCGCCGACACGAGTGCCTCGCAGGCCGTCGTGACGATCGCTCCGGAGGACGGCGCGGACTCGGTGGCGACGAGCGGAGCCCTGAAGGTCTCGGCGGCCAAGGGCAAGCTGAGTACGGTCAAGGTCGCTGATCCCAAGGGCAACGAGGTCGAGGGCGAGATCTCGGCGGACGGGTCCGGCTGGGTCCCGGAGCGGCATCTGGCCGCGGCGACGAAGTACAGGGTGCACGCGGTCGCCAAGGACGCCAAGGGGCGTGAATCGGCGAAGGACACCACCTTCACCACACTCGTTCCGCAGAACACCTTCATCGGGCAGTACACGCCGGAGGACGGTTCGACCGTCGGCGTCGGCATGCCGGTGTCGATCCACTTCACCCGGGGGATCACCGATCCGGACGCCGTGGAGAACGCGGTCCGCGTGACCGCCGATCCGCCCGTCGAGGTGGCGGGCCACTGGTTCGGCAACGACCGGCTGGACTTCCGTCCGGAGAATTACTGGGCAGCGGGCACGAAGGTGACCGTGCGCCTCGACCTCGACGGTGTCGAGGGGCGGCCGGGTGTCTACGGCAAGCAGGCCAAGACGGTGAAGTTCACCATCGGCCGCAGCCAGGTCTCCACGGTCGACGCGACGTCCAAGCGGATGAAGGTCGTCAGGGACGGCAAGCAGATCAAGGACATCCCGATCTCCGCCGGCGCCCCGGCCACGACCACGTACAACGGTCAGATGGTCATCAGCGAGAAGCTCAAGGTGACCCGGATGAACGGTGACACCGTCGGCTTCGGCGGCGAGTACGACATCAAGGACGTGCCGCACGCGATGCGCCTGTCCACGTCGGGCACCTTCATCCACGGCAACTACTGGGGCAGCTCGAGCATCTTCGGCACGACCAACACGAGCCACGGCTGTGTCGGTCTGCGCGATGTACGCGGCGGCTACGACGGCCAGACCCCGGCGGCCTGGTTCTTCGACAAGTCCCTGATCGGGGACGTGGTCGTGGTGAAGAACTCCAAGGACAAGACGATTCAGCCGGACAACGGCCTCAACGGCTGGAACATGGCCTGGTCGGAGTGGACCGCGTAG
- a CDS encoding ATP-binding protein, translating to MMVGMAGLEGLEQPRPRSSATAARWTSASEDEQALKALELFGNPTEDEVRLPSRPESAATARRLTSGVVLRQWALSPLIAEHAVLLVSELVGNAVRHTGARVFGLRMVRRRGWIRVEVRDPSRGLPCLMPVREMDVSGRGLFLVDKLSDRWGVDLLPRGKTTWFEMRISDR from the coding sequence ATGATGGTGGGCATGGCGGGCCTGGAGGGTTTGGAACAGCCGCGACCGCGCAGCAGCGCGACCGCGGCACGCTGGACATCGGCCAGTGAGGACGAACAGGCTTTGAAAGCGCTGGAGTTGTTCGGGAATCCGACGGAGGACGAGGTCCGGCTGCCCTCGCGCCCGGAGTCCGCCGCGACCGCCCGCCGGCTCACCTCGGGTGTGGTGCTGCGGCAGTGGGCGCTCTCGCCGTTGATCGCCGAGCACGCGGTCCTGCTCGTCTCGGAACTCGTCGGCAACGCGGTGCGGCACACCGGCGCCCGCGTCTTCGGTCTGCGCATGGTGCGCCGTCGGGGCTGGATCAGGGTCGAGGTGCGCGACCCCTCGCGCGGACTGCCCTGCCTGATGCCCGTGCGGGAGATGGATGTCAGCGGGCGGGGACTCTTCCTCGTCGACAAGCTCTCCGACCGCTGGGGCGTGGACCTCTTACCGCGCGGGAAGACCACCTGGTTCGAGATGAGGATCTCCGACCGCTGA
- a CDS encoding enoyl-CoA hydratase/isomerase family protein yields MTVTLEVSDNVGTIRLDRPPMNALDVAVQDRLRELAEEATRRDDVRAVILYGGEKVFAAGADIKEMRAMDHTAMIKRSKALQDSFTAVARIPKPVVAAVTGYALGGGCELALCADFRIAGDNAKLGQPEILLGLIPGAGGTQRLARLVGPSRAKDLIFTGRQVKAAEALTMGLVDRVVPAAEVYEQAHAWAARLAQGPALALRAAKESVDAGLETDIDTGLTIERNWFAGLFATEDTERGMRSFVEEGPGKAQFL; encoded by the coding sequence ATGACCGTAACCCTCGAAGTAAGCGACAACGTCGGCACGATCCGGCTGGACCGGCCGCCGATGAACGCCTTGGACGTCGCCGTCCAGGACCGTCTGCGCGAGCTGGCCGAGGAGGCCACCCGCCGCGACGACGTGCGGGCCGTGATCCTCTACGGCGGTGAGAAGGTGTTCGCCGCCGGCGCGGACATCAAGGAGATGCGGGCGATGGACCACACCGCCATGATCAAGCGGTCCAAGGCGCTCCAGGACTCCTTCACCGCCGTCGCGCGCATCCCCAAGCCCGTCGTCGCGGCCGTCACCGGCTACGCGCTCGGCGGCGGCTGCGAACTGGCGCTCTGCGCCGACTTCCGGATCGCCGGGGACAACGCGAAGCTCGGCCAGCCGGAGATCCTGCTCGGGCTGATCCCCGGCGCGGGCGGAACCCAGCGGCTCGCCCGGCTGGTCGGCCCGTCCCGGGCCAAGGACCTCATCTTCACGGGTCGTCAGGTGAAGGCGGCGGAGGCCCTGACGATGGGCCTGGTGGACCGGGTGGTGCCGGCGGCCGAGGTGTACGAGCAGGCCCACGCCTGGGCCGCACGACTGGCCCAGGGACCGGCGCTGGCGCTGCGCGCCGCCAAGGAGTCCGTGGACGCGGGGCTGGAGACCGACATCGACACCGGGCTCACGATCGAGCGGAACTGGTTCGCGGGTCTGTTCGCCACCGAGGACACCGAGCGAGGAATGCGCAGCTTCGTGGAGGAGGGACCCGGCAAGGCCCAGTTCCTCTGA